The Longimicrobiaceae bacterium sequence GCGTCGACCAGCAGGATCACGCCGTCCACCATCCGCAGAATGCGCTCGACCTCACCGCCGAAATCCGCGTGTCCCGGGGTGTCAACGATGTTGATCTTGTACTCCCCCCAGCGCACCGAGAGGTTCTTCGAGAGGATCGTGATCCCACGCTCCCGCTCCAGCGGATTCGAGTCCATGACCCGCTCCACCACGCGCTGATTCTCGCGGAACGTCCCGGCCTGGCGCAGCATGTGGTCCACCAGGGTGGTCTTGCCGTGGTCGACGTGCGCGATGATGGCGATATTGCGGAGCATGGGGAATTCTGTGAACACTGAGAACGGCAGCGCCGAAATCCTGAAAATGCAAAGCCTTTGAATGTAACGGATTCCCCTTCTTTCCTCCAGTGGGATCAGAAGGAGAGGCTAGGAGCGAGAAGCTAGAAGCTGGAATTCCCCTTCTTCCTTCCTCCTGCGGCGGCGGGCACCCCACAGAAAAGACAGCCATCTCAGCCGACCGGTCTGAAGAGGCTGAGAAGATCCAACAAGAAGGCCGGCACCACCATCGGTGCCGGCCACCCCACCAGGAAGCCAGAATCCGAGAATTCTAGCTTCTAGCTTCTAACTTCTTAGCTTCTCGTCAGTTCAACATATCCACCGGACACGTCAGCCCGTCGTTCTGCGGGGCGACGCCCAGTGCCTGGCAGCTGGAGCAGATGCCGTAGATCTCCAGGCGGTGGCGGGTGGGAAGGAAGCCGTGCTGGCGAGCGGTCTCCTCCTGGAGGCGCACCACCTCGGGGCTCTGGAACTCGATCACCCGGCTGCAGTTGGTGCAGATCAGGTGCTCGTGGATCGGTTGCTGGCCGAAGAGGTGCTCGTAGCGCTTGAACCCCTCGCCGAAATCGTGCTCCTCCACCAGCCCACTGCGCACCAGGATCTCCATCGTGCGGTAGATGGTCGCCTTCCCGATCCGCTCCCCCTGCCCCTTCAGCGCCGCCTCGATGTCGTCCACCGAGAGGTGTCCCGTCGAACTGAAGACCACGTCCGCCACTGCCTCCCGCTGCTGGGTGACCGGTAGCCCCTGTTCCCTCAGGTAGCGGCGAAAGAGGTGGATGAATGGCGACATGTATTCCTCCTGAATCC is a genomic window containing:
- a CDS encoding Fur family transcriptional regulator; this translates as MSPFIHLFRRYLREQGLPVTQQREAVADVVFSSTGHLSVDDIEAALKGQGERIGKATIYRTMEILVRSGLVEEHDFGEGFKRYEHLFGQQPIHEHLICTNCSRVIEFQSPEVVRLQEETARQHGFLPTRHRLEIYGICSSCQALGVAPQNDGLTCPVDMLN